One Mycolicibacterium goodii genomic region harbors:
- a CDS encoding YkgB family protein has product MSQDQVSAVGVEAARGSRTTAVVALVARYALVIVLTWFGLMKFTYYESHGISPLVANSPFMSWIYDLISIRSFGRLLGLVELITAALIALKPWFPKASILGGVIASLFFLTTLSFMVTTPDVGEASAGGFPVLSANGQFLMKDIALFGLSVWLLADAIDSARTRHTPE; this is encoded by the coding sequence ATGTCACAGGATCAGGTGTCAGCTGTGGGTGTCGAGGCGGCGCGAGGTTCGAGAACCACCGCTGTCGTGGCGCTCGTCGCCCGCTATGCCTTGGTGATCGTACTGACGTGGTTCGGCCTCATGAAGTTCACTTATTATGAGTCGCACGGGATTTCACCTTTGGTGGCGAACAGTCCATTCATGAGTTGGATCTATGACCTCATCTCCATCAGGTCGTTCGGACGACTTCTGGGTCTGGTCGAACTGATCACGGCTGCACTGATCGCGCTCAAACCGTGGTTTCCGAAGGCATCCATCCTGGGTGGCGTGATCGCCTCGCTGTTCTTCCTGACCACCCTCAGCTTCATGGTCACCACACCTGACGTGGGCGAGGCATCTGCCGGTGGCTTTCCAGTGCTGTCTGCCAACGGGCAGTTCCTGATGAAAGACATCGCCCTGTTCGGTCTGTCGGTATGGCTGCTCGCGGACGCGATC